The following proteins are co-located in the Desulfoscipio sp. XC116 genome:
- a CDS encoding ATP-binding protein, whose amino-acid sequence MTQLHPALDLQSFPLTMIVSHILDPGSNGLIKKISSDILYRSTQPILVLDPQGQVITTNKAFNELCCADNLALKSDVCLNELDFRDEEISKILDFGIPIMNYRDNLIIDENTSIPINVHIYPIFSGNKVRLGAVCQVYDVTSEVSYNKLLKQSEIILNTINTGVIAVDNSFKITMVNKYAEKCFSITKRQVVDQPFCEFIRQFIQNHEQMVNDLTEQREIRDRELVFYINNNKHYYICDTYLLKNDADESDGTMIFFKNITRIKEFEAQLARSEKLSAIGEMAAGMAHEIRNPLTAVRGFVQVIHQKHQQMGISEFDEYVNLMLSEIDRVNQIITDFLNLSKPKQTQVQPLDIQNLLNEVMLLMEQEALRLNIEIRQVRSPSLPLVAGDKNQLSQVFLNIINNAFQAVGEKGVVTIRTAVSDDQSLVTIDFIDNGTGIQENLLDKIFDPFFSTKDKGTGLGLAISNRIIADHRGKIKVNSSPEEGTTFSVVLPVSPNC is encoded by the coding sequence ATGACGCAGTTGCATCCCGCGCTGGACCTGCAATCATTTCCTTTAACCATGATAGTAAGCCACATTTTAGACCCCGGCAGCAATGGTCTTATAAAAAAAATTTCCAGTGACATATTATATCGCAGTACCCAACCTATTCTTGTGTTGGACCCGCAAGGCCAGGTAATAACCACCAATAAGGCTTTTAACGAACTTTGCTGCGCTGATAATTTAGCATTAAAAAGCGATGTATGTCTCAATGAACTTGACTTTAGGGATGAAGAAATCTCTAAAATTCTGGATTTTGGTATCCCCATTATGAATTATCGGGACAATCTGATTATTGACGAAAACACCAGTATACCAATTAATGTACATATTTATCCTATTTTTAGCGGTAATAAGGTCCGATTGGGGGCTGTCTGTCAGGTTTACGATGTTACCAGTGAGGTTAGCTATAACAAGCTGTTAAAACAGTCCGAAATTATTTTAAACACCATCAACACCGGTGTTATTGCGGTGGATAATAGCTTTAAGATTACTATGGTAAACAAATACGCTGAAAAATGTTTCAGTATTACTAAGCGGCAGGTAGTTGATCAGCCCTTTTGTGAATTCATTAGGCAATTTATCCAGAATCATGAGCAAATGGTAAACGATTTAACCGAGCAAAGGGAAATCCGGGATCGTGAGCTGGTTTTTTACATAAACAACAATAAGCACTACTACATCTGCGACACCTATCTGTTAAAAAACGACGCGGATGAATCAGATGGAACAATGATATTTTTCAAAAATATCACCCGGATTAAAGAATTCGAAGCTCAATTGGCTAGAAGTGAAAAGCTGTCCGCAATTGGTGAGATGGCAGCCGGCATGGCCCACGAAATCAGGAATCCGCTGACTGCCGTACGGGGATTTGTGCAGGTAATTCATCAAAAGCATCAGCAAATGGGAATCAGCGAATTTGATGAATACGTAAATTTGATGTTGTCAGAAATCGACCGGGTTAATCAAATTATTACCGATTTTTTAAACTTGTCCAAGCCCAAACAAACGCAAGTCCAACCACTGGATATCCAAAATTTATTAAACGAAGTTATGCTTTTGATGGAACAAGAGGCTTTGCGTCTGAATATAGAAATTAGACAAGTACGGTCCCCTTCCCTGCCGCTTGTTGCGGGGGATAAGAACCAGCTTAGTCAGGTATTTTTAAACATCATCAATAACGCTTTTCAGGCAGTGGGTGAAAAAGGTGTTGTAACCATCAGGACGGCGGTATCGGATGACCAATCCCTGGTAACTATTGATTTTATTGATAACGGGACGGGTATTCAGGAGAACTTGCTGGATAAAATATTTGACCCCTTTTTCAGTACCAAAGATAAGGGTACGGGTCTGGGATTGGCTATTTCCAACCGGATTATTGCCGATCACCGGGGAAAAATTAAAGTGAACAGTTCACCGGAAGAAGGAACTACCTTTTCGGTGGTTTTACCGGTCAGCCCCAATTGCTAA
- a CDS encoding MarR family transcriptional regulator, with translation MKISLDDSLGFILNRTNIRMKNILLHKFKDYDITPEQWAVLNCLWIRDGISPKELAGLTHKDQPTTVRILSKLETKGSISRQVNPGDHRSFLIFLTTKGRALKNILIPLAAEALDKATKDIDQSKINLVKDTLNQIYKNLEA, from the coding sequence GTGAAAATTAGCCTGGATGATAGTCTTGGTTTCATTCTAAATCGAACTAATATAAGGATGAAAAACATTTTACTACACAAATTTAAAGATTATGATATAACTCCGGAGCAGTGGGCAGTTTTAAATTGTTTATGGATACGAGATGGTATTTCCCCTAAAGAATTAGCCGGGCTGACTCACAAGGATCAGCCTACGACAGTACGAATACTTTCAAAATTGGAAACTAAAGGATCTATTTCGAGACAAGTTAATCCAGGGGACCATAGATCTTTCTTAATTTTTCTTACAACTAAAGGCCGGGCATTAAAAAATATTTTAATACCCTTGGCAGCTGAAGCTTTAGATAAAGCCACAAAAGATATTGACCAAAGTAAGATAAATCTAGTTAAAGATACTCTTAACCAGATTTATAAAAACTTAGAAGCTTAA
- a CDS encoding Hsp20 family protein, whose translation MLDSNKFLTQLMNALNQSNANTPNSSNAAAVMQVKNKSLSSITREVQDEVIITLEVPGIQDRADINFAITVTKANIRGVRQIVKDAAQQGSGLAQERFEKTFVLPCPVRPETASASYSKGLLTLKLKKLNEKTFSNVLVNFYS comes from the coding sequence ATGCTTGACTCAAATAAATTTCTCACCCAACTAATGAATGCCTTAAACCAGAGCAATGCGAACACCCCAAACAGCAGTAATGCCGCTGCCGTGATGCAGGTAAAAAATAAGAGCCTCAGTTCTATAACAAGGGAAGTCCAGGACGAAGTCATTATCACTCTTGAGGTACCTGGCATACAAGATAGAGCAGACATCAATTTTGCCATTACGGTGACCAAAGCCAATATCAGGGGGGTCAGACAAATCGTAAAAGATGCAGCACAGCAGGGCAGTGGATTGGCTCAGGAGAGGTTTGAAAAAACGTTCGTGCTGCCCTGCCCGGTACGCCCTGAAACAGCAAGCGCATCTTATAGCAAAGGGCTTTTAACTCTAAAATTAAAAAAACTAAATGAAAAAACTTTTAGCAATGTTCTAGTTAACTTCTACAGCTAG
- a CDS encoding LysR substrate-binding domain-containing protein gives MELTQAGATLYGYATEILELHRVAERAVSDLVELVTGKLTIGASFTVGEYVLPRLLAAFTRRYPEVKFTVTIGNTEFVHEHARDSSIDIGLVEGLVEDPQLKVTKFLDDELILIVSKNHPLADTISIDPEEISIKFKSIPFLSREEGSGTRLAVEKALQRLNYHPEHIITLGSTQAIKEAVEANLGVTMLSKWTLRKELKLGSIKPIRCCDPITRGFYLLQHKEKFQSRATAEFVKLILQRDLAAVLTKLI, from the coding sequence GTGGAGTTAACTCAAGCGGGTGCCACACTTTATGGCTATGCCACCGAAATTTTAGAACTGCACAGGGTAGCCGAGCGGGCGGTGTCTGATTTGGTTGAATTGGTTACGGGCAAGCTGACTATTGGGGCGAGTTTTACCGTAGGGGAATATGTCTTGCCGCGGCTCTTGGCGGCCTTTACCCGAAGGTATCCTGAAGTAAAGTTTACTGTTACCATAGGTAATACCGAATTTGTACATGAACACGCCCGGGATTCAAGTATTGATATAGGCCTGGTAGAAGGTTTGGTGGAAGACCCGCAGTTGAAAGTTACTAAATTTTTGGATGATGAGCTTATTTTAATCGTATCTAAAAACCACCCGCTGGCTGATACCATCTCTATTGATCCGGAAGAGATATCCATAAAGTTCAAAAGTATACCGTTTCTATCCAGAGAAGAGGGGTCCGGTACCAGGTTGGCGGTGGAAAAGGCTTTGCAGAGACTTAATTATCATCCGGAGCATATTATTACTTTGGGCAGTACCCAGGCAATTAAAGAAGCAGTGGAAGCCAATTTGGGCGTTACTATGTTGTCCAAATGGACTTTACGCAAAGAGTTAAAACTTGGCTCTATAAAGCCAATTAGGTGTTGTGATCCGATAACCCGCGGCTTTTATTTACTGCAGCACAAGGAAAAATTTCAGTCCCGAGCTACTGCCGAGTTTGTTAAATTGATATTGCAAAGGGA